Genomic window (Flavobacterium oreochromis):
AATTGTAAGATATCACGATCTTTTACTAAATCTGCAATTTGTAAATTTAAGACTCCGCTTTGTTGTGTACCCATAATATCACCTGGTCCACGAAGTTTTAAGTCAACTTCTGAAATTTCAAAACCATCATTAGTTTTACACATAGTTTCCATTCGTATTTTACTTTCATTGCTTAGTTTAACTCCCGTCATCAAGATACAATAACTTTGCTCAGCTCCTCGACCTACACGACCTCTCAATTGGTGTAGTTGTGATAATCCAAAACGTTCTGCACTTTCAATAATCATGACTGAAGCATTAGGAACATTAACACCTACTTCAATTACCGTCGTAGCAACCATGATGTTTGTTTTTCCTTGAGCAAAACGGTTCATTTCTTCTTCTTTTTCTGCTGGCTTCATTTTACCATGTACTATAGAAATAGCATATTTAGGTAGAGGGAAATCCCTAGAAATACTTTCATATCCATCCATTAAATCTTTATAATCCATAGATTCTGATTCTTGAATTAAAGGATAGACAATATATATTTGTCTTCCCTTATCAATTTCATCACGCATAAATTTCCATACTTTCAGACGATTGCTATCGTAGCGATGTACTGTTTGTATAGGTTTTCTACCAGGAGGTAACTCATCAATAACGGATACATCAAGATCGCCATATAAGCTCATAGCTAAAGTCCGAGGAATAGGAGTAGCTGTCATCACTAAAACATGAGGTGGAAGTGTAGCTTTTTTCCATAATTTACTACGTTGTTCAACTCCAAAACGATGTTGTTCATCTATAATAGCTAAACCTAAATTATTAAATTGTACTTTATCTTCTAATAAAGCATGGGTTCCTATTAATATGTCTAAATTTCCATTTTCTAGTTCTTGATGAATAATTTTTCTATCTGAAGTTTTAGTTGAGCCTGTTAATAGTTTTATATTTATATTCAATGGTTTAGCTAATTCTGTAATACCATTAAAATGTTGAGTAGCTAAAATTTCAGTAGGAGCCATAATACAAGCTTGAAATCCATTATCGAGTGCTAATAGCATACTCATTAAGGCAACAATTGTTTTTCCAGAGCCTACATCTCCTTGCAATAAACGATTCATTTGGGCAGGATTTCCCAAATCATTTCGAATTTCTTTTAATACTTTTTTTTGAGCATTTGTTAAATCAAAAGGTAAATATTTAGTATACATTTCATTAAAGTAATAACCTACTTTTTCAAAAGGATGTCCTTTTATTTTATGTTTCCGTACTAAATTTTTAGAAATTAATTGCAATTGAATAAAAAAGAGTTCTTCAAATTTTAATCTAAATTGTGCTTTTTGTAATAATTCTTGGCTTTTTGGAAAATGAATATTAAATAATGCACTATTTTTAGGAATAAGTTGTAATTCTCCCAAGAGATGAGAAGGTAATGTTTCGCTAAATAAAGTATGAGTTTCAATAAAAAGCTGTTGCATCATTTTATTGATTACCTTATTAGAGATCCCCTTAGTTTGTAATTTTTCAGTTGAAGGATAAACAGCTTGCATTGCAGTACGTAAATTTGCTTTGTGCTCTTCCAATAATTCCATTTCAGGATGTGGCATAGAAAATTGATTATTAAAAGAATTCATTTTTCCAAATATTACATAGGGTGTGTTAATTTTTATATTTTCACGAATCCATTTAATACCTTGAAACCAAACGAGTTCTATTTCTCCTGTATCATCTACAAAAGAAGCTACTAAACGTTTTTTGCCTTTACCAAATTCAACTGTTTTTAAATGAATAATTTTACCTATAATTTGAACTTCACTATTATTTGAAACTAATTCATTAATTTTATAATAGCGTGTTCTGTCTATATAACGATTTGGGTAAAGATTAATTAAATCAGCATATTTATGTATATTAAGTTCCTTGCGTAATAACTCCCCGCGTTGTGGGCCAACACCTTTTAAATATTCTATTGGAGTTTCTAATAATGATGACATTTTAATTAAACTTCTTAAAAAGATTATGAAAGGCTTTTATTTTTAAAATTGGTTGAAAGAGCGGAATTTTTATTTACTTTTCTGTTTAAAATGATTCCTTGTCTTATCAATATTAGCTTGCTAGTTTTTGTATAATGCTAATACAAAATCTTTTTTATTTTTCTTCCAATTAAAAATAGCTTTTGGTTTCAATCTTTGGAATTTTAGGATAAACTTACAAAAAGATTATATTTTTTAAAAGTAAATTATTAATGCTATAGTTTGTGAGAATTAATTTTTATTTATAGAGTAGCCTTATTAAAAATCAGGCTGTCCGAAAGTTTGGTATTATTTTTTAAACTTCGGACAGCTGTATTATTGTAAATGATGTATTTTATTAATTTAAATTCTATAAAATTATAGAGCGTACATCTTTTTTCTCATTTCTTGAATTTTATCATCCTCAAGATATTCATCAAAAGTCATATAACGATCAATAATACCGTTTGGAGTTAATTCTAAAATACGATTACCTACTGTTTGAGCAAACTCATGGTCATGCGTTGTAAATAATACGGAGCCTTTAAAGTTTTTAAGTGAATTATTGAATGCTGTAATTGATTCTAGATCTAGGTGATTTGTAGGTTCATCTAACATTAAAACATTAGCACGTAGCATCATCATTCTAGAAATCATGCAACGTACTTTTTCTCCACCTGATAATACACGTCCTGTTTTTAATGCTTCTTCTCCTGAAAAAATCATTTTCCCTAAAAAACCACGAACATATACTTCGTCACGTTCTTCTTCTGTTTTAGCCCACTGACGTAACCAATCTACTAGAGTATAATCATTTTGGAAGAAATCATGATTGTCAGCAGGTAAATATGATTGATTAGTAGTAACACCCCAATCAAATGTACCAGAATCAGCAGTCATGTTACCATTTATAATTTCATAAAAAGCAGTAGTAGCACGAGAATCTTTAGAGAATACAACAATTTTATCCCCTTTGGCCATATTTAAATCTACATTTTTAAATAAGACTTCACCCTCTATAGATGCAGATAAGTTTTGAATATTTAAAATTTGATCACCGGCCTCACGTTCTTGATCAAAAATAATAGCAGGATAACGACGACTAGAAGGTTTAATATCTGAGATATTTAATTTTTCAATCATCTTTTTACGAGAAGTTGCTTGTTTTGATTTAGCAACGTTTGCAGAAAAACGACGAATAAATTCTTCTAATTCTGCTTTTTTCTCTTCTGCTTTTTTATTCTGTTGAGCACGTTGTTTAGCGGCTAATTGAGAAGATTCGTACCAAAAGGTGTAGTTACCAGAATAATGAGTTATTTTTCCAAAATCTATATCTGACACATGGGTACAAACTGCATCTAAGAAGTGGCGGTCATGGGAAACTACTAATACTGTATTTTCATAATTAGCTAAGAAATTTTCTAACCAGCCAATGGTTTCAAAGTCTAAGTCATTAGTAGGTTCGTCCATAATAAGTACATCTGGATTTCCAAATAAAGCCTGTGCTAATAAAACACGAACCTTTAATTTTCCTTCCATTTCACTCATTAAAGTATAATGATAATCAGGTCCAATACCTAAATTTGATAATAGGGTAGCTGCATCAGAATCAGCATTCCATCCATTCATTTCTTCAAATTGAATCTGTAATTCACCTATTCTATCAGCATTTGAATCATTATAATCTAAATATAATTCATCCATTTCCTTTTTAACGGCATATAAGACTTTATTTCCCATTAGTACAGTTTCTAAAACTGTATGCTCGTCAAACATGTTGTGATTTTGGTTTAATACAGACATACGTTTACCAGGTTCTAGTATAACATGTCCTGAAGTAGGATCTATATCACCTGATAATATTTTTAAAAATGTTGATTTTCCCGCACCGTTTGCACCTATAATCCCATAACAGTTACCTTGTGTAAAAGTTACGTTTACCTCGTCAAACAAAATTCGTTTACCAAATTGTACTGATAAATTTGAAACTGTTAGCATTTTTTATTTTTTTAAAGCGTTGCAAAAATACTAATTAGTAATCAGTAATTAGTAATTACTTATTAGTTTTTATAAATTGCGGGAAAATTTTAAAAAAATGAAAATACCTTTTGAAAATGCTTCTCTATGTCATTATTTATTAGAAATACTTGCATTTTTTATAGGTATGCGTTTTTATTTTTATCTTAAACAAAAAAATAAAATAATATCAGATGAAAATAGACTTTGGATATTATTAGGAGCTATGATAGGAGCTTTAATAGGATCTAGAGTGATTGCTGTTTTAGAAACTCCCAGTTTAATTAGTAAAATGTCATTTTTATTGATTTTTCAAAGTAAAACAGTAGCGGGAGGTTTTTTAGGTGGATTATTAGGAGTAGAATTAATCAAAAAAATTATTGGAGAAAAAAAAGCTTCAGGAGATTTATATGTGTATCCCATTTTAGTAGCACTCATAATAGGAAGAATAGGATGCTTTGGAATGGGAATAAAAGAGCCAACTTATGGAATAGAAACATCTTTTTTTACTGGAATAGATTTAGGTGATGGAAAACTTAGGCATCCAGTGGCTTTATATGAAATTATTTTTTTATTATGTTTAATTATTTTGTTTTATAAGATTCAAAAAAGTAATTTGATAAATGGAGATCAGTTTAAACTTTTTTTCTTACTCTATTTTTTATATCGTTTTTTTATAGAATTTTTAAAACCTTTCGAACCTTTATTTTTAGGATTAAGTGTTATACATTTGATATCTATTTTTATATTTATTTATTATTATCATTTTATCATTAGAATTATAAAAAAGTTTTAAATGCCTACTAGAGATTATATATACTATGACACTACACAAAGTATTTGTCCAGAATGTTTACATCTGTGTAATGCAAAAATTATTTTTAAAGATGAAAAAGTATGGATGCTAAAACATTGTAAAACACATGGTGAATCAAAAGTTATGATTGCTGATGATGTAGAATATTATCGTCAAATCAGAAATTATAATAAGCAATCAGAAATTCCATTAAAATTTAATACTAAAACACATTACGGTTGTCCTTATGATTGCGGGTTATGTCCTGATCATGAACAACATTCTTGTTTGTCTATAATAGAGGTAACAGACAGATGTAATTTAACTTGTCCTACTTGTTACGCATCTTCTGCTCCTAATTATGGTAATCATAGAACCTTAGAAGAAATTGAAAAAATGTTTGATGCTATAGTAGCTAATGAAGGAGAGCCTGATGTAGTTCAAATTTCAGGTGGAGAACCTACCGTACATCCTCAATTTTTCGAAATTTTAGATTTAGCTAAATCAAAACCTATTAAGCATTTAATGGTAAATACGAATGGAATAAGAATTGCAAAAGATATTTCATTTGTTCAAAAATTAGCTTCCTATATGCCTGATTTTGAAATTTACCTTCAATTTGATAGCTTTAAACCAGAGGTATTAAAAAAATTAAGAGGGGAAGATTTAACAGAAATTAGAAAAAAGCAATTGAAAATTTAAATCAATTTAATTTATCTACAACTTTAGTAATTACTTTACAAAAAGGAGAAAATGACGATGAAATTGGTAAAATTTTAGAATATGCCTTAGAGCAAAAATGTGTTAGAGGTGTTACATTTCAACCTACTCAAGTTGCAGGAAGAAATGAAAATTATAATGATAATCAAGGAAGAATAACATTAACAGAAGTACGTAGAAAAATTTATGAACAATATCCTATATTTACTCCACAAGATTTAATTCCTGTACCTTGTAATCCTGATGCTCTTTGTATGGCTTACGCTCTGAAAATGAATGGTGAAGTTTTTCCTATGACTAATCTTATCAATCCCGAAGATCTTCTAAATAACTCTAAAAATACAATTGTTTTTGAAAGTGATGAAAAGCTTAAAAACCATATGTTAAATTTATTTAGTACAGGTATTTCAGTAGATTGTGCAGAAGAAGAATTAGGTGAATTAATGTGTTGTTTACCAAGAGTAAAATCAGATCATTTACATTATGATAATTTATTTAGAATCATTATAATGAATTTTATGGATGCACATGATTTTGATGTAAGAGCCGTAAAAAAATCATGTGTGCATATAGTAGATAAAAAGGGAAAATTAATTCCTTTTGAAACCATGAATTTATTTTATAGAGATGAATCTATAAAAAGAATAAGAAAAGAGATAATATAGAAGACAAGAATTTAAAAAAATAATACTTTTTAATGAAAAATAAAAAAAGATTTATTTTATTAGCTATAATTTTTTGTTTCATAATTTTATTAGTTAATCCTATACGAGATATTCTAAAGTTAATTTTAGAATTAACTGCAGGCTTAGCTATTATTTTAGCACCCTTTCCATTTATTTTAGGACTGCTACGTTTATTATTTATAAAAGAAGATCAAAAATTTACATTACAACTAATAATCTATTCAACTATAATATTTATTATAGGAGTAAGTACTTGTGGGACCTTTAATTTAATTTAACATTTATGATAAATGATATTTTTTTTAGCATAATAATATTTATAGAATTCTTTAGTATAGTTGCTTTTATAGTTGGACTTTTTTAATAATATTTTTAAATAAAGAGCCTTATAAATTAATAGCTAAAAAGCTATTAATTTATTCTACTATTTCTTTTATCATAGGATTTGGATGTTGTGTTGGTGGTCTTTTATTAATTAATTAAGTTTAACGATACATTAACAGCTAGTTGTAAATTATAAAATATTTTTGCCTTAATAAATATTAAAAAATGATTGCTCATTATAAAAAAATACTTTTTTTTAGCATAGTTTCTCTATTCCTTTTTATAATTTCTTGTAACGAAGAAAAAGGAGAAATGGTTTATTTTGGTGGTGAAATAATAAATCCTAATTCAAAATTTCTTTATCTCTGTAAAGATGATAAAGTTATAGATACCATAGAGTTAGATGATAATAATCGTTTTTTAGTACAATATGACACCTTAACTACTGGGATGTATACATTTAGACATGAACCGGAATATCAGTACATGTACGTAGATAAAGGAGATAGTTTAATGATTAGATTAAATGCTCAAGAATTTGATAATTCATTAACCTTTTGTGGACGAGGTGATGAAAAAAATAATTTTTTGATAGAATTATTTTTAAAAAATGAAGAAGATAAAAATTCCAGTTTTGATATCTATGATGATCATTTAAAAAGATTTCAATACAGACTTAATAAAGAGTACGAAAAAGAAAAGCTTTTTATAATGAAAAAAAGGAAGAAATAGATTGGAATGATGATTTTGATTTATACGCAAGTTCTATGTTAGAAATGCCTTATTTAACAAAAAAAGAACTTTATCCCTTAATACATCAGTTTAGGACAAGTCAAAAAGTATGTGATTTACTTCCAAAAGACTATTACGATTATAGAAAAGAAATTGATTTTAATAATCAAAAATTAACTCATTTTTCTCCTTTTGTAGGATATTTAACAGCTATGTTAAATAATATTACTTGTGATAATAAAGAAGACACACTAATTGTAAAAAATAATATTGGTAGACTAAAAGTAGCAGATTCTATATTTACAAATAAATCAATTAAAAATTCTGTATTACATAATATAGCATTTATGTATTTATTAGAAGATCAAAATACTTCTAATAATAAAACTTTTTTATCTGAATATTATAAACTTTCTACAGATACCTGCAGTAAAAATGCTATTAAAGAGATAGCTAACTCTATTCAATCTCTTGCAAAAAATAAATATTTGCCTAAAATAGAACTAATAGATTCAAAAGGAAATAATTATAATTCAATTCCAACAAATTCAAAAAAAACAGTAATCTTTTTTGGAGCTCCGAAGCAAAATCTCATTTAAAATTAGCTCATAAAAGAGCAATGGAAATTATGAGGCGTAACCCTTCTCTAAATTTTATAGCCGTTAATATAGATAAAGATTCTAACGAATGGAAAAAAGTTTTAGCACATAATCGTTTTGAGATTCCTCAATTTCATGCTAAAAATTTTGAAGATATACAAAGTAAATGGGTTATTACTAAAATACACAGAGCTATACTTTTAAATGAAGATAAAACAATTAAAAATGCTTTTATAAATATTTTTGATGCAGAATTTGATAATTATTTAAAATAATTTGATTCTATTCACTGTTGAATACTTAATTAAATTCTCAATTTTTTGAAGTACAATTTCAAAAAATTGAGAATATTTTATATTGTAATAATTAAAATTTTATGCTAATCTTATTTTTACTTTTTTCCTTTACTTTATGGGGGCAATCAACTCCTAATGTAGATTTTATTTCATTAAAAGCTCAACTTTCACCTTCTTTTGAAACAAAATCAATTTCAGGAAATTGCCAGTATATTTTTAAAGTAAATTCAAGAGTAGATTCTATAAAAATAGATGCTATAAGAATGAAATTTGAAAAGGTTAAAATAAATGGAAAATTTGTAAATTATAAAAATACAGATAAATCATTAATTCTTTTTGAAGGATATAAAATAGGGACAAATAAAATTACTTTTAATTATCAAGCTACCCCAAAACAAACGATGTATTTTGTAGATATGGGAGTTAATTCTAATCCATTATCTACTAGTAATCAAGCTAATAACAGATTTAGAAATTATCAAATATGGACTCAAGGGCAAGGGAAATATACTTCTCATTGGCTTCCTAGTTTTGATAATGTAAATGAAAAATTAGTATTTAATTTAAGTATTTCTGCACAACCTTTTTTTGAAGTAATCTCAAATGGTGTACTCAAAAAAATTACTCAGCTAGGAATAAAAGCAAATAAGACTTGGGAATATAAAATGAAAAAACCAATGTCTTCTTATTTAGTAATGCTTGCTATAGGAGCATTTAACTCTAAAAAAATAAAATCAAAAAGAGGAAAAAATATTCAATTATACTATAAGCATGAAGACAAAGAAAAATTTGATTATACTTATAAATATTCAAAAGAAATTTTTGATTTCTTAGAAAATGAAATAGGTTTAAGTTATCCTTGGGAAATTTATAAACAAGCTCCTGTAGAAGATTTTTTGTATGCAGGTATGGAAAATACAACTGCTACATTATTTACTCAAGATTTTGTAGTAGATAAAATAGGTTTTAATGATAAAAGTTATGTTAATGTAAATGCTCATGAATTAGCTCATCATTGGTTTGGTGATCTTATTACTGCTAAAGAAGGAAAACACCATTGGTTACAAGAAGGTTTTGCTACTTACTACGCATTATTAGCAGAAAGACATTTATTAGGAGAAACTCATTTTCAATTTGAACTACTTAAATATGCAGAAGAAATACAAAATAATTCAAAAAAAGATACAATTCCTATATTAAATGAAAAAGCTAGTGTATTAAGTTTTTATAAAAAAGGAGCGTGGGCATTACATTATTTAAAAGAATCTATAGGAGAAAATAATTTTAAAAAAGCAGTAAAAGCTTATCTTAAAAAATATAAATTTAAAAATGTTGATACACAAGATTTTTTAAATGAAATAAAAAAAGTAGCTCCTGATTTCAATATTTTTGAGTTTAAAAAGAATGGTTAGAATCATCAAATTTTAATATTGAAAAAGTAATTCAAATTTTAAGTAAAAATCAACAGGTTAAAAAATATTTTGAATTGCAACAAATGCAAACAATACCATTTAATGATAAAAAAATTTCTTCAAAAATATTTTATTATTAAATCAATACCCTGCATTATCTCAAGAAATAGTTTATCAATTAGCTAATATCTCTTATAAAGAAAAAGCAGAACTATTAAAAATAGCAATAGATACTAAAAATATAGCTATTAGACAAACAGTAGCTGAATCAATGCAAACAATACCTTTAGAGTTTAAATTAGAATATGAAAAATTTTTAAATGATGAATCTTATATAACTAAAGAAATTGCTCTAGTTCAATTATGTAAATATTTTCCAGAAAATACTGTTAATTATCTAGAGAAAACAAAAGAAATAATAGGATTAAATGATAGAAGTTTTAGAATTAATTGGTTAGGAATAGCTTTAAAATCAAAGGTATACAACAAAGAAGTTAATGATTTACTTTTATCAGAACTTTTAGAATATACAACACTTAAATTTAGTTCAACTATAAGACAAAACGCATTGGAAGTTATTCTTCAAATAAATCCTGTTCACCCCATTGTTTTACAATCTTTAATAAATGGTACCCAACATCATAAATGGCAATTTGCACGTTTTTCAAAAAATACAGTTAGAGCAATGTTAAAAAAGAGTATTTCAAAAAAGCTTTTGAAGTTATTTTACCTAATCTTACGGATAAGGAACAATTATTTTTAAAGAATGAGTTAAAATGAAAAATAGGAGGGAAGCAGCTATAAAATTTCTTCTATATTTTTTTTAATATTTTCAGCAATCTTATCAGTAGGTAAATCATTTTGATCACTACCAAAAGGTTCTTCAATTTCCTCAGCAATAAGCTCTAAACTAGCTAAAACATAAAATATAAAAATAACAACAGGAATTGTTAAATAGCCTAAACTAAAAACATATCCAAAAGGTAAAGTCATCACATAAAAAAAGATGAATTTTTTAAGAAATATACTATATGAAAAAGGAATAGGTGTATTTTTAATTCGTTCACAAGCTCCACAAATATCTAAAAAAGAGATTAACTCATTATTGATAAATAACAAATTTTCATCTGTTAGTTTATTATCTTTTTTAATTCAATCATTTTCCTAGTCATTACCCTTATAATTTGACTAGGTTTATGTTTTTTATGACTAATATCAATATTTAATTCATCAAATAACTCATGAGTTATTTCTTCATTTTTTAAATGTAAACTAAGTACTTGTGCAAAATATGGAATTAATTTTTTAAATAATAATCTATCTTCTTTATTTATTAAAATTGCAGAAATTTTAATTGCTAAATTTCTACTATTGTTTACTAAAGCTCCCCATTGTTTTCTTCCTTCCCACCATCTATCATAAGCAGTATTTGTTCTAAAAACTAAAAGTAAAGAAATAACAAAACCCAACATGCTGTGCATGATGGGTATGTTTTTTAAATTATGATTTTCTGATAATTTGAAATATTCTAGTTCTAAATAAGCAATAATTCCTGTGTATATTCCAATACTAATTATTAAAGGTAATAATTGTCTGAAGGTATCTGCTTTATGAAATCTAAAAATAAAGGTAAACCAATCTTTCGTATTATAAGAAATCATATTATTCTTTTTCTTTGATTCTTTCTAATTTTATTTTTTCTGGAGCATGAAGAACCATCGGGAATTTTTCAACTTTTACAGAGCTAATATCTAATCCGAAAGCGCTCTCTTCTGATAATGAAAATTTCTTTAAAAAGAAATAAGTATTCATTACTATTTTTTCAGCAAAATCTAAGAAACTATCATTAGAAAGGTATTTTTCAGATAGAATAAATTTAAAATCACCTAAAATTTTATTTTTATGTAAAGATTCATATCGACTGGTAATATCTACTTCTCCTTTTTCTACCATATCTTTAATAACTTCTTTAAACATTAAATTAATTTTAGTAGGCTCTCTAAATCCTAAGTTAAAATCAATACGATATAGATCATCCTTAATTATTTCAGTTACACGATATTCTTTTCTATAAGGTTCATTTGTAACATTAACATGTATAAACCAATAGATATCAGCACGTTTAGGACGCTTTTGTAAGATAGAATACATTACTTTTTCTTCAATTTCATCTACACGCCCTGCATTAGTCATATATACTAAGTGAGTAGCATATTTAGGAATTGATAAATCTACACTTAATTCTGCTAATACTTTTTTATAGTGTTCAACTTTTACAAATTTTGTATAGTTTTTACCTATTTGCTTAGCTCTATACCATACAGCCATGACAAATATTAATAGTGAAGCAATAATAAGAGTTACGTATCCACCATGTGCAAATTTATCTAAACAGGCAATTAGGAAACTAAACTCAATTGCTAAATAAAATAAAATAATAGGTATTATTATATAAACAGCAATACGTTTCATAACCATATAATACATTAATAAAATAGTAGTCATGATCATACATAAAACGATAGCTAATCCATAAGCCGCCTCCATTTTACTAGACTCTTTGAAGTACAATACAATACCTATACAGCCTGCTAATAATAACCAATTTATAGAAGGAATATATAATTGGCCTTTTAAAACAGTTGGATATTTAATTTTAACTTTCGGCCAAAAATTTAATCGAACTGCTTCATTAATTAGGGTAAATGAACCTGAAATTAGTGCTTGTGAAGCAATAACAGCTGCCAATGTAGCAATTAAAATTCCAAAAGGTTGAAACCAGTCAGGCA
Coding sequences:
- the recG gene encoding ATP-dependent DNA helicase RecG, with the translated sequence MSSLLETPIEYLKGVGPQRGELLRKELNIHKYADLINLYPNRYIDRTRYYKINELVSNNSEVQIIGKIIHLKTVEFGKGKKRLVASFVDDTGEIELVWFQGIKWIRENIKINTPYVIFGKMNSFNNQFSMPHPEMELLEEHKANLRTAMQAVYPSTEKLQTKGISNKVINKMMQQLFIETHTLFSETLPSHLLGELQLIPKNSALFNIHFPKSQELLQKAQFRLKFEELFFIQLQLISKNLVRKHKIKGHPFEKVGYYFNEMYTKYLPFDLTNAQKKVLKEIRNDLGNPAQMNRLLQGDVGSGKTIVALMSMLLALDNGFQACIMAPTEILATQHFNGITELAKPLNINIKLLTGSTKTSDRKIIHQELENGNLDILIGTHALLEDKVQFNNLGLAIIDEQHRFGVEQRSKLWKKATLPPHVLVMTATPIPRTLAMSLYGDLDVSVIDELPPGRKPIQTVHRYDSNRLKVWKFMRDEIDKGRQIYIVYPLIQESESMDYKDLMDGYESISRDFPLPKYAISIVHGKMKPAEKEEEMNRFAQGKTNIMVATTVIEVGVNVPNASVMIIESAERFGLSQLHQLRGRVGRGAEQSYCILMTGVKLSNESKIRMETMCKTNDGFEISEVDLKLRGPGDIMGTQQSGVLNLQIADLVKDRDILQLARHHAIRLLKDDPTMEKPAHQKLKHVFIELTKKKNIWNYIS
- a CDS encoding ABC-F family ATP-binding cassette domain-containing protein, whose amino-acid sequence is MLTVSNLSVQFGKRILFDEVNVTFTQGNCYGIIGANGAGKSTFLKILSGDIDPTSGHVILEPGKRMSVLNQNHNMFDEHTVLETVLMGNKVLYAVKKEMDELYLDYNDSNADRIGELQIQFEEMNGWNADSDAATLLSNLGIGPDYHYTLMSEMEGKLKVRVLLAQALFGNPDVLIMDEPTNDLDFETIGWLENFLANYENTVLVVSHDRHFLDAVCTHVSDIDFGKITHYSGNYTFWYESSQLAAKQRAQQNKKAEEKKAELEEFIRRFSANVAKSKQATSRKKMIEKLNISDIKPSSRRYPAIIFDQEREAGDQILNIQNLSASIEGEVLFKNVDLNMAKGDKIVVFSKDSRATTAFYEIINGNMTADSGTFDWGVTTNQSYLPADNHDFFQNDYTLVDWLRQWAKTEEERDEVYVRGFLGKMIFSGEEALKTGRVLSGGEKVRCMISRMMMLRANVLMLDEPTNHLDLESITAFNNSLKNFKGSVLFTTHDHEFAQTVGNRILELTPNGIIDRYMTFDEYLEDDKIQEMRKKMYAL
- a CDS encoding prolipoprotein diacylglyceryl transferase family protein, translating into MKIPFENASLCHYLLEILAFFIGMRFYFYLKQKNKIISDENRLWILLGAMIGALIGSRVIAVLETPSLISKMSFLLIFQSKTVAGGFLGGLLGVELIKKIIGEKKASGDLYVYPILVALIIGRIGCFGMGIKEPTYGIETSFFTGIDLGDGKLRHPVALYEIIFLLCLIILFYKIQKSNLINGDQFKLFFLLYFLYRFFIEFLKPFEPLFLGLSVIHLISIFIFIYYYHFIIRIIKKF
- a CDS encoding thioredoxin family protein — translated: MEIMRRNPSLNFIAVNIDKDSNEWKKVLAHNRFEIPQFHAKNFEDIQSKWVITKIHRAILLNEDKTIKNAFINIFDAEFDNYLK
- a CDS encoding M1 family metallopeptidase, which encodes MLILFLLFSFTLWGQSTPNVDFISLKAQLSPSFETKSISGNCQYIFKVNSRVDSIKIDAIRMKFEKVKINGKFVNYKNTDKSLILFEGYKIGTNKITFNYQATPKQTMYFVDMGVNSNPLSTSNQANNRFRNYQIWTQGQGKYTSHWLPSFDNVNEKLVFNLSISAQPFFEVISNGVLKKITQLGIKANKTWEYKMKKPMSSYLVMLAIGAFNSKKIKSKRGKNIQLYYKHEDKEKFDYTYKYSKEIFDFLENEIGLSYPWEIYKQAPVEDFLYAGMENTTATLFTQDFVVDKIGFNDKSYVNVNAHELAHHWFGDLITAKEGKHHWLQEGFATYYALLAERHLLGETHFQFELLKYAEEIQNNSKKDTIPILNEKASVLSFYKKGAWALHYLKESIGENNFKKAVKAYLKKYKFKNVDTQDFLNEIKKVAPDFNIFEFKKNG
- a CDS encoding KUP/HAK/KT family potassium transporter, with the translated sequence MSATHHQDLHSKFTLGGILVTLGIIYGDIGTSPLYVMKAIIGSHAISPDVVLGGISAILWTLTLQTTLKYVIMTLSADNNGEGGIFALYALVKRTKVKWLIIPAIVGGSALLADGIITPPISVSSAVEGLQLYFPEINTVPIVITILVLLFLIQQFGTSLVGKFFAPMMTIWFGMLAILGIIQISHNFDVLRAVNPYYAIHLLQIHPEGFYVLGFVFLCTTGAEALYSDMGHCGRQNIRISWFFVKIALLLNYFGQGAYLIKHQGETLRNINPNNINPFYLVMPDWFQPFGILIATLAAVIASQALISGSFTLINEAVRLNFWPKVKIKYPTVLKGQLYIPSINWLLLAGCIGIVLYFKESSKMEAAYGLAIVLCMIMTTILLMYYMVMKRIAVYIIIPIILFYLAIEFSFLIACLDKFAHGGYVTLIIASLLIFVMAVWYRAKQIGKNYTKFVKVEHYKKVLAELSVDLSIPKYATHLVYMTNAGRVDEIEEKVMYSILQKRPKRADIYWFIHVNVTNEPYRKEYRVTEIIKDDLYRIDFNLGFREPTKINLMFKEVIKDMVEKGEVDITSRYESLHKNKILGDFKFILSEKYLSNDSFLDFAEKIVMNTYFFLKKFSLSEESAFGLDISSVKVEKFPMVLHAPEKIKLERIKEKE